One segment of Manihot esculenta cultivar AM560-2 chromosome 4, M.esculenta_v8, whole genome shotgun sequence DNA contains the following:
- the LOC110613867 gene encoding glycosyltransferase BC10, whose protein sequence is MPNCHASSFPNSSLILHFLSSLKISPSMYSSPFVLTFSLLLSLPILFLLAPRILPPRLSPISPSDEQDDLALFRRAAAAASSHPSSFSHLSSSKHSKLKIAFLFLTNTDLYFAPLWEKFFKSNEDLYNIYVHADPSVNITRPDGVFKNQFIQHAKRTYRASPTLVSAMRRLLATAILDDPANAYFAVLSQFCIPLHSFSYVYNSLISSKSFDLTSADSESTQYGVRVQYKSFIEINSKEPRLWKRYVARGRYSLMPEVPFEKFRVGSQFFVLTRRHAVMVVKDQSLWKKFKQPCYRADECYPEEHYFPTLLSMSDPKGCTHYTLTRVNWTGTTNGHPYTYRPVEISPVLIHELRKSNYSSSYLFSRKFSPDCLKPLMKIANKVIFQD, encoded by the coding sequence ATGCCAAATTGTCACGCTTCTTCATTCCCCaattcctcccttatccttcaCTTTCTTTCCTCCCTGAAAATTTCACCTTCAATGTATTCTTCTCCGTTTGTCCTCACCTTTTCccttctcctttctctccctatTCTATTCCTCCTAGCCCCAAGAATCCTTCCTCCCCGCCTTTCCCCCATCTCCCCTTCCGATGAGCAGGATGATCTTGCCCTTTTCCGCCGGGCAGCAGCCGCCGCCTCCTCCCACCCTTCCTCATTCTCTCACCTCTCCTCCTCCAAACACTCCAAGCTCAAGATCGCCTTCCTTTTCCTCACCAACACCGATCTCTACTTCGCTCCTTTGTGGGAAAAGTTCTTTAAATCGAATGAAGATCTCTACAATATCTATGTCCATGCCGATCCCTCTGTAAATATCACTCGCCCAGATGGTGTTTTCAAAAACCAGTTCATTCAACATGCCAAACGTACCTACCGTGCGTCTCCCACTTTGGTCTCCGCCATGCGCCGCCTCTTGGCCACCGCTATACTTGATGATCCCGCCAACGCTTACTTCGCTGTCCTTTCCCAGTTCTGTATCCCACTCCATTCGTTTAGCTATGTCTATAACTCTCTTATCTCTTCCAAATCTTTTGATCTGACGTCTGCAGACTCTGAGTCCACTCAGTACGGAGTTCGAGTTCAATACAAGAGTTTCATTGAGATTAACTCCAAAGAACCTCGTCTTTGGAAGCGTTACGTTGCCAGGGGGAGATATTCCTTGATGCCAGAAGTACCCTTTGAGAAATTCAGAGTTGGGTCTCAGTTTTTTGTGTTAACGCGCCGGCACGCGGTCATGGTGGTCAAGGATCAGAGTCTATGGAAGAAATTTAAGCAGCCCTGTTATAGGGCCGATGAATGCTACCCGGAAGAGCATTATTTTCCTACTCTCCTATCAATGTCAGATCCTAAAGGCTGCACTCACTACACACTAACAAGGGTCAATTGGACGGGCACCACCAACGGCCACCCGTACACTTACCGGCCGGTTGAAATATCACCTGTTCTGATTCACGAGTTAAGGAAATCGAATTACTCCAGTTCTTATTTATTCTCGAGGAAATTCTCGCCGGATTGTTTGAAACCATTGATGAAAATCGCCAATAAGGTCATCTTCCAGGACTGA
- the LOC110614088 gene encoding dnaJ protein homolog: MFGRAPKKSDNTRYYEILGVSKNASQDDLKKAYRKAAIKNHPDKGGDPEKFKELAQAYEVLSDPEKREIYDQYGEDALKEGMGGGGGVHNPFDIFESFFGGSPFGGGSSRGRRQRQGEDVVHPLKVSLEDLYLGTTKKLSLSRNVICSKCNGKGSKSGASMKCPGCQGTGVKISVRQLGPSMIQQMQHSCNECKGTGESISEKDKCTQCKGEKVVPEKKVLEVIVEKGMHHGQKITFPGEADEAPDTITGDIVFVLQQKEHPKFKRKGDDLIVEHTLALTEALCGFQFVLTHLDGRQLLIKSNPGDVVKPDSYKGINDEGMPMYQRPFMKGKLYIHFNVEFPDYLAADQVKALEVILPARPSSQLTDMELDVCEETTLHDVNMEEEMRRKQQQARQEAYEEDEDTPSGAQRVQCAQQ; encoded by the exons ATGTTTGGGAGAGCACCTAAGAAGAGTGATAATACCAGGTATTATGAGATTCTGGGAGTGTCCAAGAACGCTAGCCAGGACGATTTGAAGAAGGCTTACAGGAAAGCAGCAATCAAAAACCATCCTGACAAGGGTGGCGATCCTGAGAAg TTCAAAGAGCTGGCCCAGGCTTATGAAGTTTTGAGTGATCCAGAGAAGCGTGAGATCTATGATCAATATGGTGAGGATGCACTTAAGGAAGGAatgggtggtggtggtggtgtccACAACCCTTTTGACATTTTTGAATCCTTCTTTGGTGGGAGCCCATTTGGAG GTGGCAGCAGTCGGGGAAGGAGGCAGAGGCAAGGAGAGGACGTGGTTCATCCATTGAAGGTCTCTTTGGAGGATCTATATCTGGGTACAACTAAGAAGCTCTCTCTCTCCCGTAATGTGATATGCTCCAAGTGTAACGG AAAGGGATCAAAGTCTGGAGCTTCCATGAAATGTCCTGGTTGCCAGGGCACTGGTGTGAAGATCTCAGTGAGGCAGCTTGGCCCATCAATGATTCAGCAGATGCAGCATTCTTGTAATGAATGTAAGGGAACTGGAGAGTCTATTAGTGAGAAGGACAAATGCACGCAATGCAAGGGGGAGAAGGTTGTTCCTGAGAAGAAGGTGTTGGAGGTCATAGTGGAGAAGGGCATGCATCATGGACAGAAAATTACATTCCCTGGTGAAGCTGATGAAGCG CCTGATACAATCACTGGAGATATAGTTTTTGTACTTCAGCAAAAGGAACATCCAAAATTCAAGAGAAAGGGCGATGACCTTATTGTGGAGCACACTCTGGCCCTCACTGAAGCTCTTTGCGGGTTTCAGTTTGTATTGACACACCTGGATGGCAGACAGCTTCTTATAAAATCAAACCCCGGGGATGTTGTCAAACCtg ACTCATACAAGGGAATCAATGACGAGGGTATGCCCATGTACCAAAGGCCATTCATGAAGGGGAAGCTATACATTCATTTCAATGTGGAGTTCCCTGATTATTTGGCCGCAGATCAGGTTAAGGCGCTTGAGGTGATTTTGCCTGCAAGGCCATCGAGTCAGTTGACAGATATGGAGCTAGATGTGTGTGAGGAGACTACACTGCATGATGTTAATATGGAGGAGGAGATGAGAAGGAAGCAGCAACAGGCTCGACAGGAGGCATATGAAGAGGATGAAGATACGCCTAGCGGCGCACAGAGGGTTCAATGTGCCCAGCagtga
- the LOC110612581 gene encoding pollen-specific leucine-rich repeat extensin-like protein 1 codes for MDNLTTASGCFLLFTIFSIIISSFLSFSLALTDSEASFIAHRQLLALQENEELPSQFEYEVNVKITFANQRLKKAYIALQAWKKAIYSDPFNTTRNWNGANVCNYTGVFCAPSLDDPKLSVVAGIDLNSADIAGYLPPELGLMTDVALFHINSNRFCGIIPESFCKLKLMHEFDVSNNRFVGSFPKVVLSWPVLKYLDIRFNNFEGCLPDELFAKDLDALFLNNNRFGCKIPETMGNSTVSTVVFAYNSFTGCVPQSIGNMANLNEIIFLSNNLSGCLTPEIGKLKNLTVFDVSFNQLIGNLPSTFADLKHIEELNVGNNKLTGSMPENICKLPKLRNLTFSCNYFKEEAQVCLSLPKKDIVVDDVSNCISNRPHQKSSKECFPIVSKHVDCTKHKCGGGGGGLSTPSVPKPQHTPSTASKPSPTPSPPQPTKTPSPPVVEPEMESPTPPQSTSETPSPSVHSPPPPIESPPPPVESPPPPVQSPPPPVESPPPPVQSPPPPVESPPPPVHSPPPPVESPPPPEHSPPPPVESPPPPVHSPPPPVESPPPPVESPPPPVHSPPPPVESPPPPVQSPPPPVESPPPPVHSPPPPVESPPPPVHSPPPPVESPPPPVSSPPPPVESPPPPVSSPPPPVESPPPPVHSPPPPVESPPPPVHSPPPPVESPPPPVQSPPPPPVESSPPPTTEIVLPPNIGFQYSSPPPPLFPGY; via the exons ATGGATAATCTTACCACAGCCTCGGGCTGTTTTCTCCTCTTCACCATATTCTCCATCATCATCTCTTCCTTCTTGTCCTTCTCCCTTGCCTTGACTGATTCTGAAGCATCTTTCATCGCTCATCGCCAGCTCCTTGCGCTCCAGGAGAACGAAGAGCTTCCCAGCCAATTCGAATATGAGGTTAATGTTAAAATAACCTTTGCAAACCAAAGGTTAAAGAAAGCATATATTGCCCTCCAGGCATGGAAAAAGGCTATATATTCTGATCCATTTAACACAACCCGCAATTGGAATGGTGCAAATGTGTGTAATTATACTGGTGTTTTCTGTGCACCTTCTCTTGATGACCCAAAATTGAGTGTTGTTGCTGGTATTGATCTTAATTCAGCTGATATTGCCGGCTACCTTCCACCAGAATTGGGGCTTATGACGGATGTTGCACTATTCCACATTAACTCTAACAGGTTTTGTGGAATTATACCTGAAAGCTTTTGCAAACTTAAACTTATGCATGAGTTTGATGTTAGCAATAATCGATTTGTTGGTTCTTTCCCGAAGGTTGTCTTATCTTGGCCTGTACTTAAGTATCTAGACATTAGATTTAATAATTTCGAAGGTTGTTTGCCTGATGAACTTTTTGCTAAGGATCTTGATGCGTTGTTCTTGAATAACAATAGATTCGGATGCAAGATTCCTGAAACTATGGGGAACTCTACTGTTTCTACTGTTGTGTTTGCATATAATAGTTTCACAGGCTGCGTTCCTCAGAGTATAGGCAATATGGCCAATTTGAATGAGATCATTTTCCTAAGCAATAATCTTAGTGGTTGCTTAACACCGGAGATTGGGAAGCTTAAAAATTTAACGGTGTTTGATGTAAGCTTTAATCAATTGATTGGGAACTTACCGTCTACCTTTGCAGACCTGAAGCACATTGAGGAATTGAATGTAGGAAACAATAAGCTAACTGGATCTATGCCTGAGAACATTTGTAAGTTGCCAAAGTTAAGGAATCTTACATTCTCATGTAATTATTTCAAAGAAGAGGCTCAAGTATGCTTGTCCCTTCCAAAGAAGGACATTGTAGTTGATGATGTTAGCAATTGCATATCTAATAGACCACATCAAAAGTCGTCAAAGGAATGTTTCCCAATAGTGAGCAAGCATGTGGATTGCACCAAGCACAAgtgtggtggaggaggaggtggt CTATCAACACCTTCAGTGCCAAAGCCACAGCATACCCCCTCTactgcttcaaaaccttcaccaACCCCATCTCCTCCTCAACCCACAAAAACACCATCACCTCCGGTGGTAGAA CCAGAAATGGAATCACCAACACCACCACAATCAACATCAGAAACACCATCTCCGTCAGTCcactcaccaccaccacctattgagtcaccaccaccacctgttgAGTCTCCACCTCCGCCAGTACAGTCACCACCACCCCCGGTTGAGTCTCCACCTCCGCCAGTACAGTCACCACCACCCCCGGTTGAGTCTCCACCTCCTCCAGTCCactcacctccaccacctgttGAGTCTCCACCTCCTCCAGAACACTCACCGCCACCACCTGTTGAGTCTCCACCTCCGCCAGTCCACTCACCACCCCCACCTGTTGAGTCTCCACCACCACCCGTTGAGTCTCCACCTCCGCCAGTCCACTCACCCCCACCACCTGTTGAGTCTCCACCTCCGCCAGTACAATCACCACCACCCCCGGTTGAGTCTCCACCTCCTCCAGTCCactcacctccaccacctgttGAGTCTCCACCTCCGCCAGTCcactcaccaccaccacctgttgAGTCTCCACCTCCGCCAGTATCCTCACCACCACCACCGGTTGAGTCTCCACCTCCGCCAGTATcctcaccaccaccacctgttgAGTCTCCACCTCCTCCAGTCCACTCTCCACCACCACCTGTTGAGTCTCCACCTCCTCCAGTCcactcaccaccaccacctgttgagtccccacctccacctgtccaatctcctccaccaccaccagttgAGTCCTCACCTCCACCTA CAACCGAAATTGTTCTACCACCAAACATTGGTTTCCAATATTcatccccacctccaccttTGTTCCCAGGCTATTAA